CCAGACCGGCTGGATGTCCCACCTCTACCTCAAGACCGCCGACCACATCCCCATGTGGATCGTGCTCTCCGCCCATGCCGCGATCGCGGCGGGCACCGCGATGGGCGGCTGGCGGATCGTGAAGACCATGGGCGCCAAGATCACCCGGCTGCGCCCCTTCGGCGGGTTCTGCGCCGAGACCGCCGGCGGGATGACGCTGCTCATCGCCAGCCACTTCGGCATCCCGGTGAGCACCACGCACACGATCACCGGCGCCATCGTCGGGGTCGGGGCCACGCAGCGGATCTCGGCGGTGCGGTGGGGCGTCGCGGGCCGGATCGTGTGGGCGTGGATCTTCACCATCCCGATGGCCGCCGCGATGGCCGGGCTCACGTACCTGATCGTGCGCTGACCGGCGACGCCCGGGACGACGAACGGCCGGGCATCGCGCCCGGCCGTTCGTCGTTCCCCCCACGGTCCTCCCGGCTCAGGCCGCGCGGACCTCCCGCCGGCCGGCGGCCACCTGCGCATACTCCGCGAACAGCCCATCGTAGATCGCGTCCCACCCCCGCGCGGCCGCGGTGGCCTGCGCCCCGGCGGAGAGCCGCGCCCGCAGCGCCGGGGCGGCGAGCAGGCGGCCGAGCGCCTGGGTCAGCGCCCCGGTATCGCCGGGCGGCGCCAGCCAGGCGTTGACGCCGTGCTCGGCGAACTCCATGACCCCGCCGGCCCGCACCGCGAGCGAGGGCAGCCCCGACGCCATGGCCTCGAGGAGCGAGTTGCCGAAGGTCTCGGTGGCGGAGGGGAAGGCGAAGAGGTCCGCGCTGGCGTAGGCCTCCGAGAGCGCCCGCCCCTCCAGCAGTCCCGCCACGTGGAGCCCGGGGATCTGCGCCTGCCGCAGCTCCTCCTCCAGCGGCCCCCGCCCCACCAGCACCAGCTGGGCGTTGCCCCGTGACGCCCGCAGCGCCTGCCAGGCGGCGACCAGCCGCAGCAGGTCCTTTTCCTTTGCCAGGCGGCCGATGTAGGTGACCAGCAGGTCGTCGGGGCCCACGCCGAACCGCGCCCGCCACGCCTCGGAGCGGAACCGCGGGTGGAAGTGCGCCGGGTCCACCCCGCGGGTCCACAGCCCGGTGTGGGTCACGCCCCGCGAGTTGAGGAACCGCTCGTATACCCTCGAGGGCACCAGCACCCGCTCCGCGTGGCGGTAGAACCAGCGCAGGTAGATCCAGCCCACGCTGAGCACCCAGGGCACCCCGTAGCGGGTGGCGTACTTGTGGTAGTCGGTGTGGGCGGAGGCGAGGATGGGCAACCCCAGCTGCGCGGCCGCCTTCACCCCCGCGAGCCCCATGGCGAACTCGGTGGCCACGTGCACCACGTCCGGGCGGAACAGCGCCAGGTCGGCGACGAGCTCCCGCGGCCGCGGGAAGGCCCACTGCACATCAGGATAGAGGAAGAGCGGCACGCTCGGGGAGCGGTGCACCTCGGGGCGGTCCGGCACCCCGTCGGGCACCGGGTAGCTCCCGGTATAGACCCGGACCGCGTGCCCCCGCGCCTCCAGCGCCTGGACCAGCCGGTCGAGGGTCACCCCGACCCCGCTCACCATGGGCCAGTAGACCTCGGAGAAGAGCGCAATCCGCATAGGGGACAGGCTAGCCGCGACGCGCACGGGACACAAGATCGGCCGCCCGCGCGCCCAGCGCCTCAGCGCCGCTCGGGGAGGCCGGACTCCTCCCGGATCACGCTGGTCAGCCCGGCGAAGTCATACCCCGCGCGGCCCAGCTGCACGCACTGGTTGAGCCGCTCGAGCACCAGCTCCGCGAGTGGCATGGCGGTGCCGGTCTCGCCCGCCGCCGCGGTGATCAGGCGGAAGTCCTTGCGCGCCAGCGCCAGCGCAAAGCCGGCCGGGAGGAACTCGGTGCGGGCGATGCGCGCGCCGTAGTTGCGATGCACCGGCGTGCCGAAAAGGGTGCCGGTCATGAGGGCCAGGAACTGTTCCGGGTCGAGCCCGCCCTTCTCGGCCAGCACCAGCGCCTCGCCCAGCGCCTCCACGGTGGCGCCGAGCAGGAAGTTGCCGGCCAGCTTGGCCAGCGCCGCCTGCTCCGCGGTCGGGAAGGGAAAGGTCCCCTGCCCCAGCGCCTCGAACACCGGGGCGGCA
The Gemmatimonadota bacterium DNA segment above includes these coding regions:
- a CDS encoding glycosyltransferase family 1 protein, translating into MRIALFSEVYWPMVSGVGVTLDRLVQALEARGHAVRVYTGSYPVPDGVPDRPEVHRSPSVPLFLYPDVQWAFPRPRELVADLALFRPDVVHVATEFAMGLAGVKAAAQLGLPILASAHTDYHKYATRYGVPWVLSVGWIYLRWFYRHAERVLVPSRVYERFLNSRGVTHTGLWTRGVDPAHFHPRFRSEAWRARFGVGPDDLLVTYIGRLAKEKDLLRLVAAWQALRASRGNAQLVLVGRGPLEEELRQAQIPGLHVAGLLEGRALSEAYASADLFAFPSATETFGNSLLEAMASGLPSLAVRAGGVMEFAEHGVNAWLAPPGDTGALTQALGRLLAAPALRARLSAGAQATAAARGWDAIYDGLFAEYAQVAAGRREVRAA
- a CDS encoding NAD(P)-dependent oxidoreductase, with product MTTLAFLGLGAMGAPMAANLVAAGFRVRAWNRSAHRTESLAGAIPCRTPREAATGAEFVLTMLADDAAVEAVTFGPDGLLAALGGEALHLGMSTLSVAAVRRLVAAHADHGRVYLAAPVFGRPEAATARQLWVVPGGDAIALSRAAPVFEALGQGTFPFPTAEQAALAKLAGNFLLGATVEALGEALVLAEKGGLDPEQFLALMTGTLFGTPVHRNYGARIARTEFLPAGFALALARKDFRLITAAAGETGTAMPLAELVLERLNQCVQLGRAGYDFAGLTSVIREESGLPERR